From the genome of Bradyrhizobium sp. SZCCHNS1050, one region includes:
- a CDS encoding SDR family oxidoreductase: MTLFDMTGKVAVITGSTRGIGLAIAERMAEHGAKVVISSRKADVCDQVAREINDRFGAGTAAAVAANISSKENLQNLVDEANRIYGKIDVLVCNAASNPYYGPLAGISDDQFRKILDNNIVANNWLISMVVPQMIARKDGSIIIVSSIGGLKGSTILGAYAISKAADMQLARNLACEYGPHNVRVNCIAPGLIKTDFAKALWDNPENLKASTARSPLLRIGIPDEIAGAAVFLGSAAGNFMTGQTMVIDGGATIS; this comes from the coding sequence ATGACCCTGTTCGACATGACCGGCAAGGTCGCCGTCATCACCGGATCCACGCGTGGCATCGGGCTCGCCATTGCCGAGCGCATGGCCGAGCACGGCGCCAAGGTGGTGATCTCCTCGCGCAAGGCCGATGTCTGCGACCAGGTGGCGCGCGAGATCAATGACCGCTTCGGTGCAGGCACGGCGGCGGCAGTCGCCGCCAACATCTCCAGCAAGGAGAACCTGCAGAACCTCGTCGACGAGGCCAACCGCATCTACGGCAAGATCGACGTGCTGGTCTGCAACGCGGCGTCGAATCCTTACTACGGGCCGCTCGCCGGCATCTCCGACGATCAGTTCCGCAAGATCCTCGACAACAACATCGTCGCCAACAACTGGCTGATCAGCATGGTCGTGCCGCAGATGATCGCGCGCAAGGACGGCTCGATCATCATCGTGTCGTCGATCGGCGGCCTGAAGGGCTCGACCATCCTCGGTGCCTACGCGATCTCCAAGGCTGCCGACATGCAGCTCGCGCGCAACCTCGCCTGCGAATACGGCCCGCACAATGTGCGCGTGAACTGCATCGCGCCCGGCCTGATCAAGACCGATTTCGCCAAAGCGCTGTGGGACAATCCGGAGAACCTCAAGGCCTCGACCGCGCGCTCGCCGCTGCTCCGCATCGGCATCCCCGACGAGATCGCCGGCGCCGCGGTCTTCCTGGGCTCCGCCGCGGGCAACTTCATGACCGGCCAGACCATGGTGATCGACGGGGGCGCGACGATCAGTTGA
- a CDS encoding histidine phosphatase family protein gives MSADGTKPSVVTTRWWWVRHAPVRSDGGNIYGQSDIACDTSDREVFEAVAKILPRRAVWYASNLMRTHQTAEAIWAAGFPRPAAMIREAAFAEQHLGQWQGMNRAAFLASRPAGSHWFADIDEPAPGGESYMDLYTRVTAAIARITVSEAGRDVIAVGHGGTIKAAVGLALGGLVEKGLAFDIDNCSVTRLDHIVAGETSTWRLPMVNQQPWIADAAHRAMHQPAGPEVTTSKLA, from the coding sequence AGCGACGGCGGCAACATCTACGGCCAGTCGGACATCGCCTGCGATACCTCCGATCGCGAGGTGTTCGAGGCGGTCGCGAAAATCCTGCCGCGCCGCGCGGTGTGGTATGCGAGCAATCTGATGCGCACGCATCAGACGGCGGAGGCGATCTGGGCCGCCGGATTCCCGCGTCCCGCAGCAATGATCAGGGAGGCCGCTTTTGCCGAGCAGCATCTCGGGCAATGGCAGGGCATGAACCGCGCCGCGTTCCTGGCCAGCCGTCCCGCGGGCAGCCACTGGTTCGCCGACATCGATGAGCCGGCGCCGGGCGGCGAGAGCTACATGGATCTGTACACCCGCGTGACAGCGGCGATTGCGCGCATCACGGTTTCGGAAGCCGGCCGCGACGTCATCGCCGTCGGCCATGGCGGCACCATCAAGGCGGCTGTTGGCCTGGCGCTCGGCGGCCTGGTCGAGAAGGGGCTCGCCTTCGACATCGACAATTGCTCGGTGACCCGGCTCGACCACATCGTGGCCGGCGAGACGAGTACATGGCGGCTGCCGATGGTCAATCAGCAGCCCTGGATCGCGGACGCCGCGCACCGCGCGATGCACCAGCCGGCCGGGCCGGAGGTGACGACGAGCAAGCTGGCGTGA